A window of the Cicer arietinum cultivar CDC Frontier isolate Library 1 chromosome 6, Cicar.CDCFrontier_v2.0, whole genome shotgun sequence genome harbors these coding sequences:
- the LOC101502486 gene encoding large ribosomal subunit protein eL38z/eL38y, translated as MPKQIHEIKDFLLTARRKDARSVKIKRSKDVVKFKVRCSKYLYTLCVFDVEKADKLKQSLPPGLNVQDL; from the exons ATG CCTAAGCAAATTCACGAGATTAAAGACTTCCTCCTTACAGCCCGGAGGAAGGATGCACGCTCCGTTAAAATCAAGAGGAGTAAAGATGTGGTTAAGTTCAAGGTCAGATGCTCCAAGTATTTGTACACACTTTGTGTGTTTGATGTTGAGAAAGCTGATAAGTTGAAGCAATCACTTCCTCCAG GTTTGAATGTGCAAGACCTGTAA
- the LOC101502998 gene encoding uncharacterized protein, protein MVIILLLFAIVTSGLTIAISAKFNNEARTSVNIIIKTANDAAEIIHNATGALKDIQEDLVEASVGVEASGNLYSTADKFDATAENIIKKARKNRHLINKAFKVVFVITIVIISLNLIAATTLSVSGLLKFWRVLYLLMVICWLMIVIGWLLFGVYLFLENFSNDACTSLFNFEENPYNNSLSYIIPCDELLSAKSFISEVGGGIYNLVNEVNSNISNLQGTFPNLVYLCNPFTAPPQYLYQPENCPPSSIQIGDIPKVLKPYTCFDDGGEKCNNQEFISSSEYEVVESYTSSIQNLLNVYPSMEKLIGCELVKDAFSEVLLKHCKPLRKLAKTVWLGILLLELIIMYSVVLWMRIKVVHEHSYHVSHGQG, encoded by the exons ATGGTTATAATACTCCTGCTATTTGCTAT AGTTACAAGTGGGTTAACTATTGCAATTAGTGCAAAATTCAACAATGAAGCAAGAACTTcagttaatattataataaagacAGCAAATGATGCAGCAGAAATCATACACAATGCAACAGGAGCATTAAAAGACATTCAAGAAGACTTGGTTGAAGCCAGTGTTGGTGTTGAGGCTTCTGGAAATCTATACTCTACAGCTGATAAATTTGATGCTACTGCTGAAAATATCATAAAGAAAGCTAGAAAAAATAGACACCTTATTAACAAGGCTTTCAAAGTAGT GTTTGTAATAACCATTGTGATCATAAGCTTAAACTTGATTGCAGCAACAACTTTGTCAG TTTCTGGACTATTGAAGTTTTGGAGGGTACTTTACTT GCTTATGGTAATATGCTGGTTGATGATAGTGATAGGCTGGCTACTTTTTGGAGTgtatttatttttggaaaa TTTTTCTAATGATGCATGCACATCTCTATTCAACTTTGAAGAAAATCCTTATAATAACAGCCTAAGCTACATCATCCCTTGTGATGAATTACTTTCAGCAAAATCATTTATATCAGAAGTTGGTGGAGGGATCTACAACCTAGTCAATGAG GTGAATTCAAACATATCAAATCTGCAAGGAACATTTCCAAATCTTGTTTATTTATGCAATCCTTTCACAGCACCACCTCAATATTTATACCAGCCAGAGAATTGTCCACCTAGTAGCATTCAAATAGGAGATATCCCAAAG GTATTAAAGCCTTATACTTGTTTCGACGACGGCGGTGAAAAATGTAACAATCAAGAATTCATATCTTCAAGTGAATATGAGGTAGTTGAATCATACACAAGTTCAATTCAGAATCTATTAAATGTGTATCCTAGTATGGAAAAGTTGATAGGATGTGAGTTAGTAAAAGATGCATTTTCTGAAGTCCTTCTCAAGCACTGTAAGCCTTTGAGGAAATTGGCTAAGACAGTATGGTTAGGAATATTGCTTCTTGAACTGATCATCATGTATTCGGTTGTGTTATGGATGAGAATAAAAGTTGTTCATGAACATAGTTATCATGTTTCACATGGTCAGGGTTGA
- the LOC101503557 gene encoding U11/U12 small nuclear ribonucleoprotein 59 kDa protein, with amino-acid sequence MNPVPFQSALPPQPLLEPMQFPTLPAEPPNSSSFWENRNVCDRLRELQDTLNLAKRMQKELELLKTIKESEGSLEDITAGSNETYLFSFLKCVEDRSVSVENQEALAVEAANSLMLKLRAQLEPFRYVADEVSPWEEKSAVARFTNKVHKSKRNKLRRKKKRKHTAEMLAKERDQFDQIDREADEWRDREIAKEIASSKVTKMKEIAKLKAKEEKKKLESELELLLVVEKLQELRSIRIQKMKKQGHFLPEEDDKFLERVQAAAEEEEREALAAAETDAAKDAIATAEESRKAIKNQEKLSKGSNTESEIKENNEQIVHGGTEEGFVATDEKKPSEIASEGQNYGGAYDPLANLPIEFYHYYHGSNNDMGTLIQVRREWDAYIQPGGSRIPVRWVQPPPPANEIWASYLVRSK; translated from the exons ATGAACCCAGTTCCTTTTCAATCTGCACTGCCGCCACAACCACTTCTTGAACCTATGCAGTTTCCAACATTACCAGCTGAACCACCGAATTCGAGTTCCTTTTGGGAGAACAGAAATGTGTGTGATCGGCTCAGGGAATTGCAAGATACTCTCAATCTTGCAAAGAGAAT GCAAAAGGAACTAGAACTGTTAAAGACGATCAAAGAAAGTGAAGGGTCTTTAGAAGATATAACTGCTGGCTCAAACGAAACTTATCTTTTTAGTTTTCTGAAGTGTGTAGAGGACAGAAGCGTTAGTGTAGAAAACCAAGAAGCATTGGCTGTTGAAGCAGCAAATTCTTTAATGTTAAAACTAAGAGCTCAGCTGGAGCCATTCAGATATGTTGCGGATGAAGTGAGTCCATGGGAAGAAAAATCAGCGGTGGCTAGGTTTACTAATAAAGTGCATAAGTCTAAACGGAATAAACTccggagaaagaaaaaaaggaagcATACTGCGGAAATGCTTGCAAAG GAGCGTGATCAATTTGACCAAATTGACCGAGAAGCTGATGAATGGAGGGATAGGGAAATTGCCAAGGAAATTGCAAGTAGCAag GTCACAAAGATGAAAGAAATTGCTAAGCTTAAAGCcaaagaagagaagaagaaactAGAGTCTGAG CTTGAGTTGCTCTTGGTGGTGGAGAAACTTCAAGAATTACGCTCCATACGGATACAAAAGATGAAAAAACAAG GCCATTTTCTCCCAGAGGAGGATGACAAGTTTCTTGAGAGAGTTCAGGCTGCAGCGGAAGAAGAAGAGCGTGAAGCTTTGGCTGCAGCTGAAACAGATGCTGCTAAAGATGCAATTGCAACTGCTGAGGAATCCAGGAAAGCTATTAAGAACCAAGAGAAACTTTCAAAAGGAAGTAATACTGAAAGTGAAATTAAGGAGAACAACGAGCAAATAGTTCATGGTGGAACAGAAGAGGGATTTGTTGCAACTGATGAGAAGAAACCTAGTGAAATAGCATCCGAAGGACAGAACTATGGAGGAGCTTATGATCCTTTGGCAAATTTGCCTATTGagttttatcattattatcatgGAAGCAACAATGACATGGGCACATTGATCCAG GTTAGAAGAGAATGGGATGCCTATATCCAGCCTGGAGGAAg TCGCATACCAGTGCGCTGGGTTCAGCCTCCTCCTCCAGCCAATGAGATATGGGCATCTTACTTGGTTAGGTCTAAATGA
- the LOC101499198 gene encoding protein NLP9-like produces MEDQFSSTEKGIGFWTPLDVGMKSSTTSEDMFNNISELMNFDTYAGWCNGSSSVNDHDHSLVHEFSSFASIPYSPHDGLNLVEHINGPFFMTEIGGGNYNDMDNSTSYGGNYQLEFLDTNNSNETNNSDSQQGQNGSFQLLNSNNSSDMCNYLIPKSPSWSLDERMMSALSFFKESAGEGILAQVWVPVKYGDEFILTTSDQPYLLDQKLAGYREVSRLFTFSAEMKMGSCPGLPGRVFISHVPEWTSNVGYYHKSEYLRLEHAISHDVRGSIALPISDMLSEVSCSAVLELVTTKEKLNFDKELEFVSHALQRVNLRTIMPPRLLPQCVSINKRAALTEIIDVLRAVCHAHRLPLALTWIPCCYSEGKGEESERIRIKEGHTSSDEKCVLCIEESACYINDKMVGGFVHACADHHLEEGQGISGKALQSNHPFFYTDVKAYDVSEYPLVHHARKYSLNAAVAIRLRSTYTNDDDYVLEFFLPINMTGSSEQQLLLDNLSDTMRRICKSLRTVSEAELRGIQGSQDGFQKENVSGFFSLSRGNSQIAFTTGDQDLFQMSLNATNLKNIQGHCQATNAPRKQIEKKRSAVEKNVSLSVLQQYFSGSLKDAAKRIGVCPTTLKRICRQHGISRWPSRKINKVNRSLKKIQTVLDSVQGVEGVLKFDPHTGGFVAGGSIIQQIGSHKSLMFPENFFAQDLAPAPITTREPISVTPPPCENSAIKLEDGLKKENASSVDCIQDSTSITMHDEPCQTSWIWTKTQDCPKQTSIGSVFEKQDDQCGLNKTSSFSLIEHELGGDENNQPTSSSMTDSSNASGSMVRRSSSGSQQSFENRKRSKMKSVCVDSESKFAVKANYKGDTIRFKFDPSVGCFRLYEEVTTRFKLQNGSFTLKYLDDEEEWVMLVNDSDLKECVEILSDVGTHCVKLLVRDIHGSIVTSNS; encoded by the exons ATGGAAGACCAATTTTCCTCTACGGAGAAAGGAATTGGCTTTTGGACACCATTGGATGTTGGAATGAAAAGTTCAACAACTTCAGAGGATATGTTTAACAACATCTCTGAGCTTATGAACTTTGATACTTATGCTGGTTGGTGCAATGGTTCATCATCAGTGAATGATCATGATCATAGTTTGGTTCATGAGTTTTCATCATTTGCATCAATACCATATTCACCACATGATGGATTGAATTTAGTGGAACACATTAATGGTCCATTCTTTATGACAGAAATTGGTGGTGGAAATTACAATGATATGGATAACTCCACTAGTTATGGTGGAAATTACCAACTTGAATTCTTAGATACTAATAAttcaaatgaaacaaataattCAGATTCACAGCAAGGACAAAATGGTTCATTTCAGTTACTTAATAGTAATAACTCATCAGATATGTGCAATTACTTGATACCCAAGTCACCTAGTTGGTCACTTGATGAAAGAATGATGAGTGCTTTGTCCTTCTTTAAGGAATCAGCTGGTGAGGGCATATTAGCACAAGTTTGGGTACCTGTTAAGTATGGTGATGAATTCATCTTAACCACAAGTGATCAACCATATTTACTAGACCAAAAGCTTGCAGGGTACCGCGAAGTGTCGAGGTTGTTTACGTTTTCTGCAGAAATGAAAATGGGGTCTTGTCCTGGTCTTCCCGGTCGCGTGTTTATCTCGCATGTTCCTGAATGGACCTCTAATGTTGGTTACTACCATAAATCTGAGTATTTGAGATTAGAGCATGCGATTAGTCACGACGTTCGCGGATCGATTGCTCTTCCTATATCTGACATGCTCTCTGAAGTTTCATGTAGTGCTGTACTAGAACTTGTCACTACAAAGGAAAAGCTTAATTTTGACAAAGAGTTAGAATTTGTTTCTCATGCACTTCAG CGTGTGAATTTAAGGACTATTATGCCTCCAAGACTTCTTCCTCAG TGTGTATCAATTAACAAAAGAGCTGCTTTAACAGAGATAATTGATGTGTTAAGAGCTGTTTGTCATGCACATAGATTGCCGCTAGCATTGACATGGATTCCATGTTGTTATAGCGAAGGAAAAGGAGAAGAATCCGAGAGAATCCGAATTAAAGAAGGCCATACAAGTTCGGATGAAAAATGTGTACTATGTATTGAAGAATCAGCTTGctatataaatgataaaatggtAGGAGGATTTGTTCATGCATGTGCTGATCATCATCTTGAGGAAGGACAAGGTATATCAGGAAAAGCTCTACAATCAAATCATCCATTCTTCTATACCGATGTGAAGGCTTATGATGTTAGCGAATATCCACTTGTTCATCACGCACGAAAATATAGCTTGAATGCTGCAGTTGCAATTAGGCTAAGGAGTACATATACTAATGATGACGATTATGTATTAGAATTCTTTCTTCCTATCAATATGACAGGAAGTTCAGAACAACAACTGTTATTAGACAATCTCTCAGATACTATGAGGAGAATTTGTAAAAGTTTGAGGACAGTTTCAGAAGCTGAACTAAGAGGGATACAAGGTTCCCAAGATGGGTTTCAAAAGGAAAATGTCTCAGGTTTTTTTTCATTGTCTAGGGGAAACTCTCAGATAGCATTTACAACTGGTGACCAAGATTTATTTCAGATGTCATTGAATGCAACTAACCTAAAAAATATTCAAGGTCATTGTCAG GCAACAAATGCACCGAGAAAGCAGATTGAGAAAAAGAGAAGTGCAGTAGAGAAAAATGTTAGCTTGAGTGTTCTCCAACAATACTTTTCTGGTAGTCTGAAAGATGCTGCAAAAAGAATTGGAG TATGTCCAACAACTCTGAAGAGGATATGCAGACAACATGGAATTTCAAGATGGCCGTCGCGCAAGATAAATAAAGTGAACCGATCGTTGAAGAAGATACAAACTGTTCTTGATTCTGTCCAAGGAGTTGAAGGAGTTCTGAAGTTTGATCCTCACACTGGTGGATTTGTAGCAGGAGGATCAATCATTCAACAAATTGGTTCACATAAAAGTCTCATGTTCCCAGAGAATTTTTTCGCTCAAGACCTCGCGCCCGCGCCTATAACAACTCGGGAACCAATCTCAGTAACTCCACCACCTTGTGAGAATTCAGCCATTAAGTTGGAGGATGGATTGAAGAAAGAAAATGCTTCTTCTGTTGATTGTATTCAAGATTCAACATCAATAACCATGCATGATGAACCATGTCAAACATCGTGGATTTGGACAAAGACTCAAGATTGTCCTAAACAAACATCTATAGGTTCTGTTTTTGAAAAACAAGATGATCAATGTGGGTTGAACAAGACTAGTTCATTCTCATTGATTGAACATGAACTTGGTggggacgaaaataaccaaCCTACTTCTTCAAGCATGACAGATTCATCCAATGCCTCTGGATCAATGGTTCGTCGAAGCTCATCAGGCTCTCAACAAAGCTTTGAGAATCGAAAGCGTTCGAAAATGAAATCAGTTTGTGTTGATAGTGAGTCGAAATTTGCTGTCAAAGCTAACTATAAAGGAGATACTATTCGATTCAAGTTTGATCCCTCTGTAGGTTGTTTTCGACTATATGAAGAAGTTACAACAAGGTTCAAATTACAAAATGGTTCATTTACACTCAAATATCTAGATGATGAGGAGGAATGGGTGATGTTGGTGAATGATTCTGATTTGAAGGAATGTGTGGAAATTTTGAGTGATGTTGGCACACATTGTGTGAAGTTACTTGTTCGTGATATACATGGAAGTATAGTAACTAGTAACAGTTGA